A stretch of the Lactuca sativa cultivar Salinas chromosome 9, Lsat_Salinas_v11, whole genome shotgun sequence genome encodes the following:
- the LOC111921269 gene encoding uncharacterized protein LOC111921269: protein MERIMSKMRNLDAYPKINEDFYSRTISGGLITLVSSILMLLLFFSEMRLYLNSVTETKLIVDTSRGERLRINFDIIFPSLPCTILSLDAMDISGEEHLDIKHDVYKKRLDAYGNVIESRQDGIGTPKIERPLQKHGGRLQHNETYCGSCFGAESSDKECCNSCEDVREAYRKKGWAMSDPDMIDQCKREGFLQRIKDEQGEGCNVYGFLDVNKVAGNFHFAPGKSFQQSHMHVHDLKAFQRDSFNISHRIIRLSYGDYFPGVVNPLDGVKWTQITPTGMYQYFLKVVPTLYTDDSGHSIQSNQFSVTEHFKGAEVGRLQTLPGVFFFYELSPIKVTFTEEHVSFLHFLTNVCAIVGGIFTVSGILDAFIYHGQKAITKKMEIGKFN from the exons ATGGAAAGGATAATGAGCAAGATGCGGAATTTGGATGCGTATCCTAAGATCAATGAGGATTTCTACAGCAGAACGATCTCCGGTGGTCTCATCACCCTTGTATCTTCTATCTTAATGCTTCTGCTTTTCTTCTCCGAAATGA GATTATATCTTAATTCTGTAACTGAAACAAAGCTAATCGTAGACACCTCAAGAGGAGAACGACTACGAATCAAT TTTGATATCATATTTCCATCACTTCCATGTACAATACTTAGTCTTGATGCTATGGATATCAGTGGAGAGGAACACCTTGACATT AAACATGATGTTTATAAAAAGCGACTTGATGCTTACGGTAATGTCATAGAGTCAAGACAAGATGGCATTGGAACTCCCAAG ATTGAAAGGCCTTTGCAAAAACATGGTGGAAGGCTTCAACACAATGAGACATATTGTGGCTCATGTTTTGGTGCTGAATCA TCAGATAAGGAATGTTGCAACTCATGTGAAGATGTTCGTGAAGCATACAGAAAGAAAGGTTGGGCAATGTCTGATCCAGACATGATTGACCAG TGCAAAAGGGAAGGATTCCTACAAAGAATCAAAGATGAACAAGGTGAAGGGTGTAATGTATACGGATTCTTGGATGTAAATAAAGTCGCTGGAAATTTCCATTTTGCCCCTGGGAAAAGCTTTCAACAATCACATATGCACGTCCATGATCTAAAAGCATTTCAAAGAGACAGTTTTAAT ATAAGTCACAGGATTATTCGTTTATCATATGGAGACTATTTTCCAGGTGTCGTGAATCCCCTTGATGG TGTGAAATGGACACAAATAACCCCAACTGGAATGTATCAGTATTTTCTCAAGGTAGTACCAACCCTTTACACAGATGATAGTGGACACAGTATTCAATCAAATCAG ttTTCAGTAACTGAACATTTCAAGGGTGCAGAAGTTGGGCGTCTTCAGACTCTTCCTGGAGTTTTCTTTTTTTATGAACTTTCACCTATCAAG gtTACTTTCACAGAGGAGCATGTTTCGTTTTTGCACTTTCTGACTAATGTTTGTGCGATTGTTGGAG GTATTTTCACTGTTTCGGGGATATTAGATGCGTTTATATATCATGGTCAAAAGGCTATTACAAAGAAGATGGAGATTGGAAAGTTTAATTGA
- the LOC111921326 gene encoding NDR1/HIN1-like protein 13 has product MEERGPPSTSHVSGDYPPNSTHKYHSIPDTNNFQDTPTGTYVVQVHKDRIYRTPPPENALIVERYRNSPAKKQSNCIKYVLISIAIIVLLLGFIGGITLVVIKKDDPRFRVERVRVNTKEKNRQKKTDFDITLASRNPNAHTIISFDDHGKAALSFKDRRFAIGKFPSSEQSPKNSKDVKLTLTSSSNSKLPMGIRKSMNGTTGKSQRNVEILLEFRVPVKMKVGTLQMKSKTISMLCHFKVNNLAKNPRILSQDCDYSTRY; this is encoded by the coding sequence ATGGAGGAGAGGGGGCCTCCCTCCACTTCTCATGTTTCCGGTGACTACCCCCCTAATTCCACCCACAAATATCATAGCATTCCAGACACCAACAACTTCCAAGACACCCCTACGGGGACTTACGTCGTCCAAGTCCATAAAGATCGAATTTATAGAACCCCACCACCGGAAAACGCTTTGATTGTGGAACGCTATCGTAATTCTCCTGCTAAGAAACAATCTAACTGTATTAAATATGTGTTGATTTCCATCGCTATTATAGTTCTCCTTCTAGGATTCATAGGTGGGATTACGTTAGTCGTGATCAAGAAAGATGACCCTAGATTTCGTGTAGAACGTGTACGTGTTAACACAAAAGAAAAAAACCGACAAAAGAAAACCGATTTCGACATCACGTTGGCATCAAGAAACCCTAATGCTCACACGATCATATCATTTGATGATCATGGAAAAGCTGCTTTGTCTTTTAAAGATAGAAGATTTGCCATTGGAAAGTTTCCATCATCTGAACAAAGCCCAAAAAACTCAAAGGACGTGAAGTTAACCCTTACGAGTTCATCTAATAGTAAGTTACCTATGGGGATTCGAAAAAGCATGAATGGGACGACTGGAAAATCCCAAAGAAATGTCGAAATATTACTAGAGTTTAGGGTTCCGGTGAAAATGAAGGTGGGGACGTTGCAGATGAAGAGCAAGACGATATCAATGTTGTGTCATTTCAAGGTCAATAATTTGGCCAAGAATCCACGTATTTTATCTCAAGATTGTGATTATTCCACGAGATACTAA